The genomic stretch TACATAACAACATTTCACCTACTTCAGATTTGAGGGGCAGATCCAAACGAGATTATTAATTCAGCAAGGTAAAATCAATGTTCAAAATAGCAAAACTGCAATGAATGCCAAATAGCAAATTGTAGTGCTGCCATGAATGACCAGTGgataattaaaatatattaagATGCAACATGTTATCATGAAGTAAAAATGCAGAGTTTATGAAATGGGCCAGGTTTGGCCATACACACAGAATTCCAATAAAGAAGCAAAGGCATAGACAACAAATTCAACATTCACACATACAAGGTGACAGCCACAGCAGCAAATATTCATCAAGTTAAAAAATGCACAAGAAACTAAACCTTCTTTGCTTTTTCACCAGCATCCCTGCGCTTATCTTTGTCAGACCCCTgcaaattcaaataacaaatacAATTATTGTAATAGCTCTAAGACTCGTTAGTGCAATCTGCATGGCACTATCAAGAGCAAGAAATTTACCAATTTTATGAAGACATCATCATCATTCTTTTTGTTAGACAGCAATTGCATGGATTCAAATTCTTTATCCAAGTTAACCTTCCTCTCCTCTGGTTTTGATGCCAGCAAGCTTTTCCTCTTCTCTTCAAGTAGCTTCTGATACTCCTCCAGTGTCATCTCCTATTAAGAAAACTAGATGAACTCGTAAAAAAACTGAAGCATTATTAAGCAGCTAACAAGTATGTTTTCCTAAGTCTCCGaccacaagaataagacaattAGAGGGTAAAGACACCTTTTCCTCAGGTTCCTTCTCTTTCTCTTCTGGCTCGTCCACATGAGAATCTTTGTTGGCATCCCCAACTGTTTCCTGTCCTGATTGTTTCTCAGTATCAGCATTCTTCTCACCCTCATTGACCGGTTCTTCAGTTTCActaaatttgtcaagaaaacCACATCTTAATACAATTAACGACTTCTAACTCTTTCTTCATATATCTGAAATACATTCAAGAGTCCAGAATATAAAAGAGAAATACTCACGGAGCAATCTCATCAGTTGGGGTCCCCCAATTTCCACGACCAGCACCCTCACGTTTTATCTCATTTCTACATatcataacaaaaaaaaattgataactAAGATTCAGCAAAATTAATACAAAGCTGAGCAACACTACTCAGATAGGTCACTCACCCACGACCAGTACCACTACGGCGATCAAATATCCTCCTAGGAGGGCGTTCTCCACTCTCACCATCTGCAGCTTCCCCATTACTAAAACCACCACGGCGACCCCCACGAAAACCTCCACGAGGACCACCATATCCACGCCTTTCACCAGTCTTCCCAGCCTCCACATCTTCTGAAGTTCTATACCCTCCAGAGTACCCATTGTTGCCGGCAGCTGTATTTTCATTATCAGCAGAATCTCGGTCAAATCCTCGACCGCCACGCCCACGCCCACGACCACGACCATCACCACGTCCACCACCACGCCCGCCACCACGTTGAATTTCATTCTTTGCTTCCCTTACTGTTCCAAGCAATTCAAGACATCAAAATTGTTAAAATTGCACATTCAAAATATTTCTACAGAAAATTTAACTGAAGAAGTAAACCCTATTTGATTGTTATGAAGCGATAAGATTTAGCGCACACTGCATCAGAACAATCCAAGAAAATCATCTCAAATTACTATTTCATCCAAGGGTCAAGCAAAAATGTCCAAAGAAGGTTAATAAAAGGTCAACACAAGATTGTCAAAACAACAGAAATACAAGGGCAAATAACAAACAATATAACTGGAAAAAACTCCAAGTCTCCTAAATTAGAGTATAACTGAAAAAAGCCCCAAGGAAACATGCAAACCAAGTTACCAATTTTTGTTGATAGAGAAATTCCCGTCTACTACTAATTCAGCAAGTAACTGAATCTCATCTCTGACTACATGAATTACAAGCTAAAGAACAATATGAGATATGTAACACTGAATGATAAACTAAAAACCAAAAGATTATTGTGATTAGAACCTAGTAGCATTAGGCCTCTGTAATGAGCATGATTGACTTGAATGAGAATGAACTCCATTCACAAGACGGCCTAAAGCACAAAAGAAAGGTTGCCACTGACAAACAACTTGCAACctagaaacacataataaagCCAGATCTCTAAACCAAACTACATAAAGAAATTAGTCATCACTATTAATCATGCTTCACAAAATACATAAATGAAAGGAATGATAGCTTCCATCAACGCACCATCAACCTCAATCATACTTCATTTCTTTCCTATTTCCTGGAAAACCTGCATAAGACATGATCTTTCTACTCCCCTAGTTCCCATTTACAATCAAAATTCTAAAAGGACCCAAAGTTAGCAAATGCTTTTTTGCATTTCTTCCTCAGCCATAAAGGAAACACCAAAATGACAATAAAAAACGCGCATGCAACAAGGGGAAAAAAGGTACAACATAATCACACATCCTTTTAGAACATGCATCTTCATTTCAAGCCCTTCTTTTCACTATAACAACATTACAATCCAGAGAAACTTCCACAAAAATGTCTTCGTGTCCTTTTATTTCATCCTTTCTCAATCATTAAGCACGGAAAAACTGATAAATACAGAGAAATGACACGGAAAAACTGATAAATACAGAGAAATGACACGGTAAAACCCTCATCACAGTTTCTCCTCTCTTTCATTTCAGCAAAATCCTTTCATCAAAAAACACATTAAAATCCTCCATAGAAATTCCTTATTTCTCTTCATTTCGTTCTTTTGcaataatatcaccaaaatCAAATCAGGGACAAGGAGATGAACTGAGTCTTACCAGCCTGAGCTGGGGGAAGGGGCTTGGAAGGAAGCTTGGCTTGACCCTGAGCCTGACCCTGAGCCTTAGACGGCTGATTCGACTGAGCTTGTGCTGGACCCTTCTTGGTAGCCGGAGCTGCAGAAGCCACCGGAGCTTTCTGCTGCTGAGCAGCAAGAAGCTGACTTGGGTCATCATTATCATCATCGCCCAAAAGATCAAATGGGTTCATTGTCGCCATTTTCGATACTCTCAGTGGTCTATGTATATCAAACAAGGCTAAAGCTTTGAGCCTTAGATTTATTTATTTCGAAAATGAATTCTAGTTGTTATAAGAATCCATGGACATTTAGATCTGATATGCAGAAAGCAAAGAGTGTGTGTAGTGAGTGAAAAGAAGAGAGCGAGCGAGCGAGTGAAGAGGGGCTTTAGAAAACCCTAGCCGAAGCGGCAGAGTATTTTGAGGGAGCTGAGGATGAAGTCTGATCTTAAAAGCCCTAGCAGGGAAATGATAAGGTGTTGGAGGGCGTACCAGATGTTAATTGAGGATGGGTTGTGTCATTACAAGTTTGGGCTGTTACTGCACCATAACCATGGTTTTGGGTTACTAATTTGGGCTTTTGTTTTAGTTATGGGccttcaaaattttgttttttcagATTTGATGATCTACAAGAGACGGTAAATTGGGAAATCTATTGTTGCAGAATTTACTGATAGATGTTCTTTATGGAATATTTTTGACTGATGAAGATAGTGatagaaaaggagagaaaaaaaaaaaaaaaaggggtttaTGGTGAATATTCTGAGgataaacatttggagtttggGCTTTGGACACGGGATAGATAACCATGGACAAATTCTATTCTCTTTTGGGAACGGAAAGGATATACTGCAATGATTGATCAGCACGTTTTTAGATTCTGTCAAAAAGCAATTATCAAAGTGTGGTATTTGTGGTATGAGTGCTGGTTGGGTCCATGGAGCTGAATCAATAAAGGAGTTAGGATTGGGGCTTGGGTTGCTCCACATGTTCAATCTTGTTGGGCACATTGGACGAAAGGTATTTTGTGCTACAGCATCGTATTATGAACCTAACATGTACTCCATCAATTGCTGATTCCACCCAAATAAATCTAGAAACCTTCGGTAGTCTAGCTGCTttctttcttgtatttttctGCTATTAGTGCAACTTTTCTTTGTTAAACAAATCATACTGAACGATTTTCAACTAGTTTATTAATAAtacagatttctattttatcaagggaaaagaaaaccCAAATAACTCGAGTCTGAGGAGAAAGCGAGCGAGGTATAAAGGAGTGAAAAAGTTATTGGATAAAAAAATCTGATAATATAAACATTTACTTTGTAGAAATGCAGCTGCACAAtcgaaaaaaaattttttttttttttggagggggTAATAATCCAAAGGATTTCCGTGacatcctttttattttttcaagtAAAAAGTTTTAAATCCAAGACATCCTATCTGCAATCCTTCTATCCTTACAGCTCAACTCAACCCTCGTCTATTGAGAGCCAATTTAACTCTTGGTCGAGCAAGCGATTTAGGATTCTTTCAAGGTCCTATGCTTGACTACTATGTTTAGTATGAAGGTTCCTTGGTAGAAATGTTTTGGGCCTGTTAGAGTTAGACTGATGACTATTTCCTTGCACCGCACCTCGTCTTACCTCGAAAACGTGTACCTGTCACAGAAACAAGTTCCACCAACCAGGTACGGTCATCGACTactttgaagtttttttttttttttttttgggtcaaggACTACTTTGAAGTTTGATTTACATACAATGCCACGATTCTGATTTATACTAGGACCCGGGCAATACAAGATATAGGACGTAATTTTCTTCCTCAATTAACTGAAAATACTAGCTAGTTGTCTCTTACTTTCATGTAGGCTATGAAGGGTGCGTCATGCATGATACAGATCACAGATCAGAGAAGAAGAGCTTCTTTTATTGGAAATGTACCTAACAGTGAATATgtcaaaatgaaagaaatctTAGTCAAAAGTGACTTTGGGGTCATAGACAAGGAAGACAAGTTAACGCAGGCCGAAACTGGTCAGTTAAGTATACCAATTCTTGTCAAGCCGTAAAGTTGCAGATTGCAATTTGCATGGAAATGGAATTTCTTCCATTCCCTTCCCTACGTGTCCATACTCTCGGCTTATAACAGAGGGATTTGGTATTGGAATAGTGGCAGACTATAGAGGACATTTCTGCCAGCTCCGAGTAGCCTGGATTCCAGCTTCTTGAATTCAATTCTATGAGGACAAATGGTATGCAAGTCGATGACATAATCAAGACCAATGAGAAGTTCAGGAGCCAAGAATTTCCTTCCCCCACGAAAACCCTCTCAAGTTGCAACTGCTTTCATGGTTAAACACCTAATGTTGCTCAATCTTTAATTggggatgattttttttttttaaaaaaaaagcacacatttgatttttgtattttgtgtaTTAAAAGAGCTTTAGAAGTCTTTGCAACTAATtcaaagtttgaaaaaaaaaagtttactAGATGGAAGCGACTAGCACAAGCTCAATTTTCGGTGTACAAATTAAACATGGGCATGATTTTGTATTCTGGCAGTTCTTTGATTTGATATTGTGGATATATGTGCAAACTTTTAAGATTGGCATCGAGGACGGAATCAGAATTTGGCCTTGTTTGGATAGCAATTTTACGTTTTCCGTGAACATAtttctcaatcacctttttacctcacgtatgtcaaatcgctacagtaattttcctacaaaaaatctagaaaaatgcaatccaaacaaggagCGAATAATAGAAAATGGTGGATAAAGTATATCAAACTGAAGCTCAAAATTTGTAACAAATAACTCCATTCTAATGTTTATAATAGGAGACAAAGtataagctttttttttttttttttgaatgagtGTTCTATTTCCAGTTGATCGTTCAAATGGTGGTTAACTGAAAACTCTGATAAGTAATTGGAAAATGAAATTTCCGGGGCAGATTGAGTGAAGTCTAATCAAGTTCCTAACTAGGAAGCCtagtattttctttttccttttttctgagTAGAAAGTATTCTTGCATGCCTTAGTGATCTGTATTTAACTTCAGAAAATAAGTTACCAAACAGTGAAGGCATCAAAATGGAAGAAATCTTAGTCAAAATGAGATTGAGGCCTTAGAGAGGTAGAACAAGTTAAGAAAGATTGGAATCTTGTTAGGTCAGTCTTAACAATTACCGTCAAGTCAGGTTGTAATTTTGCAGGGGGAGATAGATTTATTTTGTTTCATCGAGCACGCGTCAACGCAATCAGACTTGAACCACGAAGTTTGCTTGCGGAAATATTGCGGACAAACAGACAGTTCTGCCACCTCCTAGTAGCCTGGCTTCCAAGTTTTTGAATTGAATTCTAGAGAACAAATGGTAAGCGAGTCGACGGATGACAACACACCCAAGAATTGCCATCCCTACCAAACCACTCTCCAGCACTGGTCAGCTACTTTCATGGTCATAATATGGTGCGCAGCAATATTGCTTAACCCATACGCTTGAGAAGGTTTCAACTGTTCTTTAGAGATTTACTTCAGTCTTAGATGGCACGGGAGGATGGGAGGGTACTGTCTCTTTGCTCATTTTGATTTGCGATCCCCTCAcgatttttcttttcataatcAGGGTTGGTTTGGTGAGTGCTAATGAACTATGATTTCTATGACCAATAAAATGGCGATACTTCTTTAgctagcaaaaaaaaaaaaaaaagattttatgTTCCCCATTTTACTTACTCAGGCAGTTTTAGGAGTTTCTGCAGCTAATCAAGATTTTCTTGTAAAAGATTGCTACATGGAAGAGACTATACATAGCACAAGATCGATTTTCAGTGCATAAAACGCGATACAGTTTTGTATTCTTGCGGATTCTTTGATCTCTGTATTCAGGATTGTGGAAGTTTTATCATCGATATAATCGGGGCTCAGGCCTGGTTTTTTTTTGCGAATAGAGGGTATTCTTGCATGTCTTCTTCAGTGATCGTTAGCACTGAGAAGTGGAAGAAGTTGCGAATCAGAGCAAATAAAGTTAAAAGTTCTAAAGGACACCAATACCAAAATTGATTATCAAAATCGAAGTACTTCATTTGTAACTTTTTACAAGAGAAGTAATTCTCTCAAGTCATCCCTTGATATTACATTAGGATGGACTTGGCAAGCAGCTTGACATGTGCAGATTTCCTCCTCTTTCAAGATTCAATCTGCCCAATGCTTTACTAGTATACAATCTTTTCACATTAGATCCCTGTTCATTTAGCAATTTCACTAAACTCCTCTTGGCATTTGATCTAAAAGGGCAATTTGACGCCAAGAAACCATCCACCAAGTGCAGGTAAGCCTCCAAGTCATGGCAACATGCTACATCTGCATTTGGCTTCAAATAGGGAGACATTTTCGTGTCGACTCTTAGTTCTGTCCCGACATGTGAATACGCCCAGGGCATGCTGCCGTCCAAGGCATTAAGCACCCCGGCGGCAGCACCTGACTCCCTCAGCTTCTTGTCAAGTGTTTCGCTAACGAACATGCCCGGAACCCTTGTGATTACGTCTTGATTGTTCACAACTCTTAGCACTTTAACGTTGTTCTCAGTGATTTGATCTGCAAATCCACGGTTGCCAACTCGAGGGCCTCCGAAGGAAACAACCGCTACTGGTGGCACGTTTGGTGCACAAGTGCTGAGTTCATTTGCCACCAACAGTGCCAAGGCAGCGCCCAGGCTGTGCCCTGTGACAGTTATGCTTAGGGTCTCTCCTCTGTATTGTTCAATTAGTCTTTGAATTTCTTCAACGACTGATTGAGCTAGGCTTGGGACATGAGCTCCAGGGGTCTGGTATAGACTCGAAAAACCACATTCCACTTTTGGTTGTCCATCTTTTGAGCCATTTTCTCCTGGCATTTGGACTAACacgtccctcatattttctgCCCACTCGAGACACGTGGCCGTTCCACGTAGGGCGATCACGATGTCCCTCCTTCCCATCCGTTGGATCTCCCTACGATCGTCGCACACTGCCACATATCCGATCCAACTCGACCTCTGGGTCATCCACCCGAGATCCGGTGCCACATCATCCACCCACTTAGGCAATCCGATGGATGACGTGGCATAGAGGCTCTTGGTAACCCTGTAGGACCTATCAGGCAGTGCCACATTTCGTTGGGAGGGAGCTTCGTCTGCTGACATGGCCGGGTTGGAGTGAAAGCAATGATAGGCTGCCTGAACAAACTCGCCGTACCTGACCACCTCTCGCCGGAGATTCTCATCGAGGGGATCAAGAAGGCCAGCCCAGTCATTGCAGCCGTGATATTCGCGCCACCGGCTACCGAGAGTACTCCGGGGAGAATACTCCTGTGACATGGATAGAAGTCTCTGTAGCCTGTTCAAATGCTTAGGAGACATGTCCTCAGCAGCTTTCATCTCAGGCCATATTCTAGCCAGGTTGAGTCCCTCCAACAGGCCTCTTCCCTTACTCTCCGGCAAACCATTTTGTTGGGAAGATTCTTTAGCCACTGGTTCAGGGTCAGGAGGGATGGATTCCTTCTGCAACAGTTTTTCAAGATTGGAAAGGTGCTTTTTTGTCACCTCAGTGGTGGATTGAACTGCCTTAATGTTTTGTGCATGAGCTTGAGGAGCTCTTGTTGAAGGGTTCAAAGGAGATCCATTGCACTTGAAATTGGCACGCCTAGCCTGAAAACTACTCAGGTTGTGTGCCGGAATTGTTGAGCCAATttgcatcattttttttttggttaagatGGATTAAGTAGCCTTCTTGAGGAAGAAAATTAGAGAGGAGATTAGGAGACAGAAGAAgagttgagagagagagagcagaaGGGAGGAAAGTCAACCAGGTAATACAGGCTCTTCAGCCACCAAAATGGCAAatgtttgctgaaaccaagtgggATTTACTGGATCAATTCCTCCTTATATAGACTCGTCCGTAGGGCTGGCTGAATTGAGAATACGAGGCTCAACAAAGGTGTTTTGCGTCCAAAGCATGAAAAAACAGGAAAAGTCAGCCTACTCGGCAgctcaaattttggttttttaaACATTACTCGGTGGCATCATTTGACATTATTTAAAAAAAGACACCTCTGACGGACGGTGTCGCTGTTCGGTTCAAATGTCAAATCTACCCTTGCTTGGGCCGCAGCACGAAGGTTTGACAATGACGTAAATTTTTCTCGACTATTCTTGGGAGGAATTATAACGAATTTTGGGGTTTGaaaataaatgaatatagaattgGATTCAGACTTAATACTCAAGACCGGAAAGATTAAACTAAGAAcaagatattaaaaaaaagaaagataatatTAATGTAGTAAGCTTATTTGTTAACGTCACTTTCTTTTGTACAACATTGGTCTTGTTGAAATGATTTTGATGATGTATTATGCTAAACTTTAATTATACACAATAAAAAACAATTTTCCTTGAACAAATTCATTCAAAGCTAGATGACTTGTTATATTTTTCCCCCCTTGGACCGTGTTGTGTAACTATAACGTTTCTAATTTTGAAGGAATGGTTAATTGCTTATTCTCCAAATTTCTGACTCAAAAATATGCCAAAGCTCTACTACGTATGCTCTAAATTTCCTTTAAAATGCCCAGTAAAAAGGTCCGGTAGATGGGTCATTGGGATCTATCCCCTGCCGGAGTTGATATGGTAAAATGGTTGAATCTTGATTTAGCTTAAAAGTAAGAGGGAGAAATTCGAGTCAAACAGTATTATTACCAAGTATTTTCGGGTGGTGTGAACTTTTAGCTAATAAAGCATTTCTTGCTTTAACAGCCATCTAATGGTACTTTTCCATTTGATTTTTTCAATTCATGAGTCAAGATTTAATTCATTTACGGTCTAATTCAATTCAAAGGATTGGATAAGTTTTAGTTTGAAATTACTCAATTTCAAACTATTGCGGCTTACATTCACCTAGAGCATGCCAATGACCATAGATTTGATTCAAATTTTATAAACCATCGTAACGTAACCAAAGATATGGGGaaaaaatcacataatagttAACTATTAATTGAGCTAATTATATTTGATCTATACtcttttccaccttctctctaCTTCTTCTCCTCTTCCCAAATGCCTTTTTCTTAGAGAGGGAGACTAtatgaatttcatttttttttctaataaagtctCTCCTAAGTTTTCTTGGTaaaaattttctatttgatgTTCATAGTGagaatttctatttttttaggGGTTCCTATGAAGACTTTGcgttatttttatcttattttattattaGATCACACTTTTAtttaaaatctgaattttttttagatCTTGGGTCTATTTCGATAGATCTAATCATTATTGTTGGAGTTTAAAATCGTTGATTAACAAATCTGGCGATTACAACATGCAAGAAAGAGAGCTGCAACGATCTATCTTATCAGAAgagaattttgaaatttcttatatttttcaaatctattcataatttttcacttatattaTATATGTTAAATTATagatatataattttttatgcATGTTCAACCTGTCAATTTTAAGCAATTCATTAAtgaaatttactttttatttaacAAAGATATGAAAAAATCTACTATTCCAATACCAAGAAAAAACggttattttcattttctatatTATTTATAATTACCCTATTCGTTTCCATTCTTCCTAGGGAATGATCAACCAAATTTATGTAAGGGATGATTGGGTTGAATAGTAAAGTGGGGGAAGGGGAATTAAAAATGGAAGATTTTGAATTCAAGACCTctcacttataaaaaaaataaaaaattatgcaACCTACAATAAACACTTTCCGTTTGATTGTATTGTtgccattttaaaatttttttgtcaaatctagcccagaaaataacaaataataaatGGACCCTAGGtgattgaacaaaaaaaaacttaagTTATCACTATAGACATTGTAAGACAACATAATTATAGTTTCCATGGATGCAGAAAATCATTATATACACTGAAAATAACATAAGGGCTTTTTGGACTTTTCATCCACGGGCACATAATAACTTGCCTTTAATCCTTGGGATGATTTCAGCTGCCAATGCCTCTCCCCGTGGTTTTGTCAGGCGAGAGAACCTGTAATATTCTAATTGGAAAAGTGATTaacaaattaattaactaaCAAAATCGTATCATTATTTGCAGAATCCAATTgaatgaagttttttttttgtcactttaTAGCTGATGCAAGATTGAAAATGCTCCACTTTCGTCACATTGttaaattacaattttcaattaacTGGGGCTATTAATTGTTGCGCTCGATTATTACttttggcttcttttttttttccatcaacCGACAGGCTACGTAGGACACGTTCCTTGCGGCTCACCTCTCATTCTGAATTCTTAGCCGAGTGAAACGTGTATAATAAAttaatggattttcaatggggcCTAAGGAGATGTACACCTTAGATTAGTACGAATTAGGTTGAGAGGCTGAAAGATCCATTTTTAACGTGTAGATTAATAAATTATGTTGATATAATGCCCTTATCTTTTGTTGATATTATTGTGTAGCGTATAGTACCATATATTGTAACTCTATCTGAGACAATTTGTAGAAAATTATATGATTTTATATGACATGGAAttatatctaatttttttttctcagatTTGGGACCTCAACAGCCTTTAAATTATCTATAGGTAAATTATAGAGATATAATAAGATTATTCATGACAATGTTTGACAGCATGGTTACGAGTATGATTTGTGTATTGACTTTTGAATAAGGGGATACCACATAAAATTGAGTAAAATTTGAGATTAGATTTGATTAGGatggaaattattataataACACCTAATTGACATTAGATTTGGATGGTGAAAAGTTGTTTATGAAAGGTGTGACATCCAACAGTTATTGAAGGCTCATCGAttgagtaatttttttttctttcaaaaaaaagtaatatttttaactgatagtatatatatatatatatataagcggATTTACATGCATGTCACATGTGTAAAATTTAGagttaaaatttaaattaaaatgatgTAGTATACATCTAAACTCGCTAGTATATATATTGTTTCCGTAGAATAAATTAATCTCAAGAAATAAAATGAGATCACTTAGATACAAACTCGATCCAACCTGTTTAATAAATGTTAGTACTTTGTGCAACTTTGGGGTGACTATATCTTAAAACTTGGAAAGAAATACTTGTAGCAACCATTTGGTCCTTGTTCCAAGAACCCCTCCATGCGCACAAGTCATCAAAAACAATGATCAGGGtaagacacacacacacacactataCAAGGTTTAAGCAAAAAATGATGCAATGTTGTTCACGTTGAGAAAGCTACAGTATTTTAGTGTCCAAGGTGCATTTGCCTTGGCTAGTAAGTGATATGGCCACCCAAGTAATGCGCCAATAACTTTTTCAGTACCAACGCTAGTGGTGTGGTCTGTGTAGAGCACCGAGCCACCATAGCAGTGGTGGTCCGAAGTTGAGCCATTATAATCATCAGCAAAGCCATTTACTCCATTAAAAGGGATCCAAGACTTCTTCAAAACCGTTCTCATTAGCTTAATGGACTTTCAAGCTTCAACATTAATAGTATAATATAGCCTGTCATTGAAAAGATACATCAACTTTGCCCTGATTTCCAATGCCCTAATCTGATTCAAGAAAAACTTCAACATATTCTTGATCACATACACACTTTGCATGCTACTACCGTCTAGCACGGTTTACACCTAAAAGGTGTTACACGTGAAATCGGCTGCAGTCATATTTATTAGGTAAAGACTTAGAGGAAAAAGTGAAGATCACAAAATCTTGGAAGTCTTTTCTTCTGTTACGTGTGGATTATTTGTCACCTTAACGGTTACAAATCTGACTCGGAAGATGTAGTAATGTTTGGAATTCAGAAAGTTTAAGTAGTAGGTAAATGGTAGCTATCTAATCTCTTGATACTAGAACAGAAGGGTTCAGTTTATCCCCCCAAAATTACTTTTTAAACTCTTGTAGAAATCTATTATATATTTGACGAACTACCCATACACAATGTTAAATTTAGGCCTAGCCTTTAGTAGAAaaagctatatatatatattatggtCCTGCAAAgtccaaaatgaaaaacctcGTATCCTTATCCTTGGGGCACAAAGTCAACAGTCGAATTTAGAATGGAAAAGGTTCATCTTGTTGACCCACGAAAACATATTTACTTTAGTTGCTGGAGCTGGCCATGGCCCATCAATCGTTTTTCActatttctttgttttctttccctGTGCTTGTTAGTAGCTTGTCATTCTTCTGATATCATGTAGTAGTAGTTATTTTATGACGAACATACGCGTAGCATATGACTATACAGCTACTCCACCGTCCAAATTAACTCTTCAAATTTTGTTAAACtaacatttattttaacttgGATTTGTAGAATTTAGTGCACGTTTGATCCCTTATTAGTATTTCTTGTTAACTACCATATAAATGCTTCGGCAGTAGTAGTTGTGGCCTGTGGAAATATTCATCATGTCCCTTTCTTGTCATATTCTCACGAAGACTTGAGAATTCTTTTGAGCTTGGGAGTTGTAATGTAACGAGTGATGGCTTTGTCTCAATCAACGTGTAAGCAACGAGCATCCGAAACAATAGTAAAAAACGACCTTAAATTTGTCATCTACCATGCTGATGAGTAACGAAACATGTTAGGAAGTAGCTTAGCAGTTGGATgttc from Coffea eugenioides isolate CCC68of chromosome 8, Ceug_1.0, whole genome shotgun sequence encodes the following:
- the LOC113779165 gene encoding RGG repeats nuclear RNA binding protein A-like isoform X2, translating into MATMNPFDLLGDDDNDDPSQLLAAQQQKAPVASAAPATKKGPAQAQSNQPSKAQGQAQGQAKLPSKPLPPAQAVREAKNEIQRGGGRGGGRGDGRGRGRGRGGRGFDRDSADNENTAAGNNGYSGGYRTSEDVEAGKTGERRGYGGPRGGFRGGRRGGFSNGEAADGESGERPPRRIFDRRSGTGRGNEIKREGAGRGNWGTPTDEIAPETEEPVNEGEKNADTEKQSGQETVGDANKDSHVDEPEEKEKEPEEKEMTLEEYQKLLEEKRKSLLASKPEERKVNLDKEFESMQLLSNKKNDDDVFIKLGSDKDKRRDAGEKAKKV
- the LOC113779165 gene encoding RGG repeats nuclear RNA binding protein A-like isoform X1; amino-acid sequence: MATMNPFDLLGDDDNDDPSQLLAAQQQKAPVASAAPATKKGPAQAQSNQPSKAQGQAQGQAKLPSKPLPPAQAVREAKNEIQRGGGRGGGRGDGRGRGRGRGGRGFDRDSADNENTAAGNNGYSGGYRTSEDVEAGKTGERRGYGGPRGGFRGGRRGGFSNGEAADGESGERPPRRIFDRRSGTGRGNEIKREGAGRGNWGTPTDEIAPETEEPVNEGEKNADTEKQSGQETVGDANKDSHVDEPEEKEKEPEEKEMTLEEYQKLLEEKRKSLLASKPEERKVNLDKEFESMQLLSNKKNDDDVFIKLGSDKDKRRDAGEKAKKAVSINEFLKPAEGENYYRPGGRGRGRGRGRGGYGNNSYNVEAPSIADVGQFPSLGGN
- the LOC113781103 gene encoding phospholipase A1-Ibeta2, chloroplastic, with the translated sequence MMQIGSTIPAHNLSSFQARRANFKCNGSPLNPSTRAPQAHAQNIKAVQSTTEVTKKHLSNLEKLLQKESIPPDPEPVAKESSQQNGLPESKGRGLLEGLNLARIWPEMKAAEDMSPKHLNRLQRLLSMSQEYSPRSTLGSRWREYHGCNDWAGLLDPLDENLRREVVRYGEFVQAAYHCFHSNPAMSADEAPSQRNVALPDRSYRVTKSLYATSSIGLPKWVDDVAPDLGWMTQRSSWIGYVAVCDDRREIQRMGRRDIVIALRGTATCLEWAENMRDVLVQMPGENGSKDGQPKVECGFSSLYQTPGAHVPSLAQSVVEEIQRLIEQYRGETLSITVTGHSLGAALALLVANELSTCAPNVPPVAVVSFGGPRVGNRGFADQITENNVKVLRVVNNQDVITRVPGMFVSETLDKKLRESGAAAGVLNALDGSMPWAYSHVGTELRVDTKMSPYLKPNADVACCHDLEAYLHLVDGFLASNCPFRSNAKRSLVKLLNEQGSNVKRLYTSKALGRLNLERGGNLHMSSCLPSPS